The following are encoded together in the Bradyrhizobium sp. CCGUVB1N3 genome:
- the groES gene encoding co-chaperone GroES: MSFRPLHDRVVVKRIDAEEKTAGGIIIPDTAKEKPSQGQIIAVGPGGRDESGKLIPIDVQVGDRVLFGKWSGTEVKIDGQELLIMKESDILGVLSHVFSNTKAA, from the coding sequence ATGAGTTTCCGTCCGCTTCACGATCGCGTCGTGGTCAAGCGTATTGATGCAGAAGAGAAGACTGCTGGTGGCATCATCATTCCAGACACAGCCAAGGAAAAACCCTCGCAGGGTCAAATCATCGCCGTTGGCCCGGGCGGCCGCGATGAGAGCGGCAAGCTGATCCCCATCGACGTCCAGGTCGGCGACCGCGTGCTGTTCGGCAAATGGTCGGGCACCGAGGTCAAGATCGACGGCCAGGAGCTGTTGATCATGAAGGAAAGCGACATCTTGGGCGTTCTCTCCCACGTGTTTTCCAACACTAAGGCCGCCTAG
- a CDS encoding sulfite exporter TauE/SafE family protein: MQRCVSNQSFHAFANPSGLRKLLIAAAQNTELPIAMLTIFFAIISLLYATVGQAGGTAFLALMAFASFPSTQMRPTALLLNIVAATYSTWLFNRGGFIDWKRLKLFLTASVPTALIGGFTILSPHLYDAITGVVLLFAAAILLIGRTRRAVPDGETPSWGAITTGAGIGLVSGLTGVGGGVFLAPVLIAMRWASPKETAALSAPFIWVNSAVGLVGAIYAGQLPSPQTWLYALGAVTGAMIGTTIGLRWLSETTTRYLIAVVLIAAGILLMVLATT, translated from the coding sequence ATGCAGCGGTGCGTTAGCAACCAATCGTTCCACGCATTCGCAAATCCATCTGGATTACGGAAGCTTCTCATCGCCGCTGCTCAGAACACTGAATTGCCGATTGCAATGCTGACAATCTTCTTCGCTATCATCTCCCTTCTTTACGCGACTGTTGGGCAGGCGGGTGGTACCGCGTTCCTTGCCCTCATGGCCTTTGCATCGTTTCCATCAACTCAGATGCGACCGACAGCGTTGTTGCTCAACATCGTTGCCGCCACGTATTCGACATGGCTGTTCAATCGCGGTGGGTTTATTGATTGGAAGAGGTTGAAGCTTTTTCTAACCGCCTCGGTGCCAACTGCGCTGATTGGCGGGTTCACAATCCTATCTCCCCATCTCTATGATGCTATCACCGGTGTGGTCCTGCTCTTCGCGGCTGCGATCTTGTTGATCGGGCGAACCAGGAGAGCGGTCCCTGATGGTGAGACGCCGTCGTGGGGCGCAATTACGACAGGAGCCGGCATCGGCCTCGTCTCGGGGCTTACTGGCGTCGGGGGCGGCGTTTTCCTCGCGCCTGTCCTTATCGCCATGCGTTGGGCTTCACCCAAAGAGACAGCAGCTTTGTCTGCCCCTTTCATATGGGTGAACTCCGCAGTTGGCTTGGTCGGCGCGATTTACGCTGGACAGTTGCCTTCACCGCAGACATGGCTATACGCACTGGGGGCCGTCACAGGGGCGATGATAGGGACCACGATCGGTCTTCGTTGGCTGTCGGAAACGACAACGCGCTATCTAATTGCTGTTGTACTTATAGCCGCGGGGATCCTGCTTATGGTCCTTGCAACGACATAA
- a CDS encoding xanthine dehydrogenase: MKVTAKAHHPGAPRLFALVLGTNEIASAIATKLTEATFAVVMRHDAFPPVIRRRMAFHDSLFGELCEVEGVVGKRADTLAEITWIHADPNSVAVTEMHFFDIIALRSLSVIVDARMQKRRTPRDLRGFAPVTVGIGPGFEVGVNCDTAIETHPIQTATIVSRGVTKLADGRAGELGGAGRERFVYSHRDGIWRSGVDIGTPLSKGLLVGCLGGKPVLAPIGGVLRGVARDGARVPEGVKLLEVDPRGRQSCWTGMDERGRAIGCNAVAAIEKLISPRPGDCPHLRR; this comes from the coding sequence ATGAAAGTCACTGCTAAGGCCCATCATCCGGGCGCGCCAAGGCTCTTCGCATTGGTGCTCGGCACGAACGAAATCGCTTCTGCCATCGCCACGAAACTCACCGAGGCGACGTTTGCCGTGGTGATGAGACACGATGCCTTTCCACCGGTGATCCGCCGCCGCATGGCATTTCATGACTCGCTGTTCGGCGAGCTATGCGAAGTTGAGGGCGTCGTGGGCAAACGGGCCGATACGCTAGCGGAAATCACGTGGATTCACGCCGACCCGAACAGCGTGGCAGTGACCGAAATGCACTTCTTCGACATTATTGCCTTGCGTTCGCTATCCGTGATCGTCGATGCACGCATGCAGAAGCGTCGAACACCTCGCGACCTCCGCGGCTTCGCACCGGTAACAGTCGGCATCGGGCCCGGATTCGAGGTGGGCGTCAACTGCGACACCGCCATCGAGACCCATCCAATCCAGACCGCTACAATTGTCTCCCGAGGTGTCACCAAGCTGGCAGACGGTCGAGCCGGCGAGCTCGGCGGCGCGGGACGCGAGCGCTTCGTGTATTCGCACCGCGATGGCATCTGGCGCTCAGGTGTCGATATCGGCACGCCATTATCCAAGGGCCTGCTGGTGGGCTGTCTTGGCGGCAAGCCGGTCCTGGCGCCCATTGGAGGAGTGCTCCGCGGCGTTGCTCGGGACGGCGCGCGCGTGCCGGAAGGCGTAAAATTGCTGGAGGTCGATCCACGCGGACGCCAGTCCTGTTGGACCGGCATGGATGAGCGAGGGCGAGCCATTGGATGCAACGCCGTCGCAGCCATAGAGAAACTCATCTCGCCTCGACCGGGTGATTGTCCACATCTTCGTCGATAG